The genomic window AAGCTAATCAGTGCTCAGTCCTGGCTTGGTTGCATAGGTACTGAAATGTGGAACTCATGTAATTCATGCAATAATTTTGCACATTGTTATTGAAATACAAGATTTCATGTTCCAGAAATAAATGCCTGCAGACTGAGCAGCAGTGAATTCACTAATGCATCaacagtggtttttttccatttggagcagtGCTCTCTGGCTGTGACCACAGAGTGGGACAACCTACAGTCATTGGTGTGTTTCCAATCTTGGCTCCAGAGTACATAAGCTGCCTGAGTCTTGGCTGTGGGATAGAACACACCATTTTCCCCTGCACACCTGGAAGGAAACTTGGGCATTGGGGTAGGCAGGGAACTGTGAGGCTTCCTTGATCTGAACAAGTGGAAGGCCAGGTCTGGGAACATGCCACAGAGTACGTCACCTGCCATATAGAGGGAGCTGTTGCGGTGACTGATGAAACTGGAATGTTTGGAGTTGCTGTCACATTGCGTAGGCTTTGCACCATTTGTCTTAGAAATTCTTGTCAATGACTGGGTGGGATTCTGTGTTCttagttttgtgttttcttaagCGTTTTAATGCTTTTTGGATAAATATGGATCTTTGTTGAGCTTTCGATGGGATACCCTTCCTTCTTGGACCAGGGtagaagagcagaggaggctgctgttctgctaagttttttatttcatcatctcatagctttcttgaaggcagagttcaagggggttacatgataaagccaagcagcgaCAGCAAACAGCAGGTAGAAAATGGCTGCTTCTTCCAATTCTAGtttcttctatatttttttcttacagaagcatggattatatttgttaactgaccaataagattaacacacgatTCTAGTTTTCCTTTGCTTAACCTATCGTGGTCTAATTCTACCAGTTGTAAATCTTACACAAGTGCTACATGGGTATTTATCTGTACACAGCTACAGATTTgtgtatacagtttctatcagctcttgttgtttatgtgaacactctatctaaaaaatgtgagcAGTATAGTTCTagctatattttgtctaaagtaaaagaattctgtgaaaggGCAACACTActgcagtaagaactgtgttttaaggtctctgctgcagctttttaatgtttaaggcacttagcacatatttctactaaaagttaaaaatctatatttctatttcactttggtgtgatTTCATGTATCGCAGCTTATctaaaggttttaattcaatctctgtgctttggctttcctctgggcctgagtccagagaagctttcactccaacataTCTTGTCTTCACAGGTCCATTCAACTACAGCTGAACATTGGAGTTGAACAAATCAGAGTTGTGCATAGAGATGGAAGAGTTATTACATTGTCCCATCAAGAGCAAGAACTGCAGGATTTCCTTTTATCTCAGGTAGACTCATATATGttattcttctcttttcatggtgtttgggaaacagaaaaacttAGAATCTCACCTTTATCTATGTAGAAAATACTTTAGAACTTCAAATTAAGATCGTGAAGATGGGAAGGTGGATGACTGAATTTAAACAATGTTTGTATAGAGTCTTTAGCAACTGTTACTAAAATATACTGCCAGTTTTCACTAGGGtcagtagtagtaataatttttcccttctatttaaaatgcatttctttataCTGTTCACTATGGGAGAAACAAGTCAGTGGTAATCACAGCAGACAATAAGGTATTCTATATATGAAATTTACTGTAGCCATGTTCTTAACCCACAATTACTGTCATTTCAGCATTGTCTGTTAATGCTCACTTTGCACGTCGTTACTAAATCAGCTGATACTTGAATGAACACTATTTTCTTAATTGCTTATGACAAGCTGCTGGCTTTATTCAGAAGTAACAATCTCCCCAGTATGCATTATAAATAGTCAAAATACAGGTCTTTAATAACAGTGGTTGGCCTGTTGCAGTTATATAAAACTCCACGACACAGAAAACAAGTTGAAACAGATTCTGCTGAGGTCATGTCTTTTTGGTCAAGTGTTGTCACACttgttcacagagaactgttgAACAGTGCTGGATACTTCCTTGTTACAAGGGTTAAGTCATGATACAGGAAAACAGTAGCATTTTAACTCCTAAGCTGTTAAAGCTCAGTGCTTACACTTGAGCATTAATGGAGGTAATCATGCGCATGAGAacctcagctttttttttctgaattttctctgttaatactttctctgatttttatatattttacagCAGAAGTATTGTTTCTATTGAAAGACAGgattgtttaaaaattaattttttgagaCCTAAATAAAGGTATTTGTAAATCGAAAACAATACTTTAATAAAATGCATAAGCCCATATAcctatgaaaaattaatttaactgCATAATACAGTGGTCTTCTCTGTCTGCAGAGGAACTAGTCTAAATTCAAATAACAGAAAGCTCTACCATCATATAAAAAAGAGTTCCTCTGAAAGTAGAGAACTTAAAAGACAAAGTCACTTTTATAAATAACTCTTGGACAGTAGAAGAAAACAGGCTTGCTAAACCCCATAAGCAATTCTTTCTGTGGTCTGCAAATattgaacagaaaacaaacctcTTGTTATGTTTCAGATGTCACAGCACCAAGTACATGCAGTTCAGCAGCTTGCAAAAGTTATGGGATGGCATGTGCTGAGTTTCAGTAATCACGTTGGTCTGGGGCCAGTGGAGAGCATTGGCAATGCATCAGCAATAACTGTAGCATCACCAAATGGAGACTATGCCATTTCAGGTAGTGTTTCCTCTTGCAGATAGAAGTCAAATCTTTCTGAGATTCTTTGTAGAATATTTTGCTGTAAATTGATATTATGCTCTAAAAGTCTAGAGACTGTCTGTTTTGTGTATGAAATTGACATCTAAATAGAATCATCACCTTGCTCAGGAAGCCACTTAATACATACCTGATTTAATTTACATAGGCTTCAAAATATTACTTACAATTAGCATGGAAAATTTTATTCTATAATATGCattatataaatacattatttaaatcTATTGTTTTGATAAATGTAATATAAATATCGGTTTATATAatatacaaatacatatatttaatgATATGTATTATTATTAGCATAGAAAAAAGAGATTACAGAAACCATCAGAATCCTGAGAGAAGGGAACAAGATAAACAACAGGATCACAACTCCGAACTTAAGGAGAACAGAGTTTGGTCTGTTTAGGGATCTTTTTGAAAGAATCCTATGGGATATGATCCTATGGGATGGAAAGAAGAGGGGTCCGGGAGTGctgtgtgattattttttttcaagggtCACCTCTTTCAAGCTCAAGAATGGTCATTGCTATGTTCAGGAAGTTGTGTAAAGGTGACAGAAGATCTGTGTGTACAAACAGGGAGCTCATGACTGAACTCAAGACATAGGAAGGAAGCTCCAAGAGATTATAAGCAGTTGACCTGGGAGGGAGATAGAGAGACTGTCCAAGCATGCATTGGTAAGGATAGGAAAGCTCCTGAATCTGGTGAGGGATGTACAGGGCAGCAAGAAGAGCTTCAATAGATATGTCAGCAGCAAAGGAGAGATTAGGGAAAATGTGGGACTGCTGTTAAATAGAGATGACCTGATGGCACAGGACGTGGAGGAGGCCGAGGTACTCAGTACCTACTTTATTTTGGCCTTAAGACTTACCTTCCCTGGTCTGTAAGACCCATGGGAAATTCTGGAGCAAAGATTCAGCCTCAGTAGTGGAGGACCAGGTTAGAGAACCTTTGAATAGACTTCGGCATACCCAAGTTCATGGGACCAGATGGGATATATCCGTGACTCCTGAGGGAGCTGATGGATGTCCCTGCAAGGGCACTCTTGATCATCTTTAAAAGACCAGGCTCGGGCGGGGCTCCTGAGGCCTCGAAGAAGGCAAATGTCACATCCTATattcaggaaggaaaatgtgGGGAACTACAGTCTGATTAGCCTCATTGCAATTACTGGGaagatgaggggaaaaaaaatagtctcaGAAGAAGTTTCCAAACATACTGTGAAGAAGATGATAATGGGGAATAGTTGGCACCAATATATGAAGGCAAAATTATGTTCAATCAGCCTAATATCATCTCTTTATAGAAGGCTGGCATGGTAGATGAGGGGAAAGCTAGGTGGTACCTCCCTAACTGCTTATTTAAAAAGCCAACACACACCACTCCCTGACATGAAAACACATGAAAACCCATCCAAGCCAACAAAGCACCACCACCCCTCCACCAGTCTTGCAGAATTTTGTGATTAAAAGTAACAACTCTACTTAGTGATTTAGATCCTGTCTATTTGAGATAAATCCACTAGAAATAATACATATTTCAACAACATAGTGGGGAATACATCCAAGGAAAGAATGAGCAATAAAGCCTTTGCCCTTCCTGGCATCATTGGGGAAAAAGGAATGCATTTGTAAGGTGtacattttggggtttattaAAAGTTTCTCTGTCTTGATCTAACCAAGAACATGCAGTGCTAAAGCAACAAAATCATAGAGAAGTGGGAGACGAGAGAAAATCCGAAGAAAAAGCTTCCAAAAACGAAAGGGAATTTcccttgtttgttttcagcatgTTTGGAATTGAGTAGGGGTAAAGTATAGCATACACAAGGAAGAATATTTAGTATGAGGAATTAGTACAGTGTAAAAATGCTCATTAAAATCTCCTTTCACCACAGTACGCAACGGTCCGGAAAGCGGCAGCAAAGTCATGGTGCAGTTTCCACGGAGTCAGTGCAAGGATCTCCCCAAAGGTGATGTCCTGCAGGACAGCAAGTGGAATCACCTCCGGGGGCCGTTCAAGGAAGTGCAGTGGAATAAAATGGAAGGGCGTAACTTTGTGTATAAAATGGAACTCCTCATGGCTGCCCTAACTCCTTGCTAGTGAAGTGTCAGCCTCTCTGTGAGGGCTTTGAACTGCCCGTGCAGCAAAGGGAAATGGGAGCTATGGGCCGATACAAGAAAGCAAAATCAAATTTATTTCCTGCACAGAAATATCCACTTCGCTATTTGTAATAAAAGCTTTTTCAGTGGCATGTAAAATGCATACAATTTTTTGTAAAAGTTCCTTTCAGCTGTATCTTTGAAAATTGCTCTGTCTAGAGTGATGTAGATGAGTAActaatgtattttttgtttataaaattaGATTTGATAGTCCTTGAGTTGGAGCATTCTTGAGTTGGAATTTGTTTGTACGTTGGTGGGGATTCTGGGTGACCCCTTTATTTTTGAGAAATATGTTTACTTGGTAGTTTAACTTGAGAGTGTTACAAGTCACTGCCTGTGGCAAAACTCACTCCTCTCTGAGGGCCTGTGTGATGTAGGCTActttgtttgtgttttccttgtATGGAAGGGGCCTTACTTGGCTTGCAAAGTTCGGACAATTTGAGTTTGTGGCTGACTTGTGACTTAGTGACTGGATAGAAGAAGGTAACTCTCATGCAGTAAACCTCCACACTTGTGCTGCTGGGTCTTTCTCCTGCACTCTCCGTGGTTATCATCCAGGGAAATAATAATATCCTCCTGAATATCAGCTCTTTTGagttctttcaaaataaaaaagtcacGTTTTTTATAGTTTTGGTTGTCACTGTAGGCTTCTTGAAACTTTGTTTAACaaggcttttattttgtttggtaCTTAAATACTAAGGATCTTTGGCAACCTGTCTGTATGAACTGGTTCAGATTCATGTCCACATTGTCTTATGAGTTgtctgtatatatgtatatatatatacatgaaCTTGTTGCACATAAACATGTTTGAATTGAACATCACACTTGCATGGTGACAGTTGTTATTTTGTTATATTCTCAAGTATAAAGAATAATTGTAGGAAAATCAGCAACAAGCTGCTGCTAAGTGTGTCCGAAGCAGGTCTTGTATTTACGCTGGTGTTTGTCAGCATGGAGCATCTTATTTCAGTTCCTGGATGTACTTGCTTTTGTGTAACTGAGCTATGAGAGAGAAAGGGTTTTCCTTTCAGGTGCTCATGTGTTACCCAAGATGACTGATGAAAATTAAAAGCCCAAGTTGAAAATAGTCTACTGATCTTGAAAATGGGGTGAGCCTAATGTAATCCCCATGATGCCAGGTCCTGTATTGCTCTGCCAGCAGACACTGTATGATTACAGGCAGAGGGGGGTTTGTTTCTTGGTGAACAGTTCAGCCAACAGCCTGATGCATCTGTTCATGCATCTGACTAGATGAGGCTGTTTGCAGTCCTGCCAACACAGCAGATCTGTTAATAATTAGAAGATGAGTCTGTGAAATTTTAACATGTCTTTATACTTCAGTGTTCTTAACCTAAATTGACAGATCTGCACGTAGCAATAGCCTTTTCATCAAATAAGTTCTTCTTTACCAAGTAATCAGATCACTGTGGATCTGTTAAAATCTCATGGTTGCTGGACTTCTCTCCTGAAAAGGACACCTCCTGTGTTGCAGAAGGGCAAGCACTGCATGTTAGCATGAAAACATTTGTCAAGACTTCTAGGTCTAGCTGCAAAAAggataataataacaacaaaaaaagataattattAGAGACCTGGAGTGTCTGTGTTTTAGTGTTGAATACATAGGGATTCctaattttaatggaaaacagaCTGATTAGACTTCTAACAGTCTTGAAACTTGGTAGTGCATCTTTGAATGTGAAATGACAGTGAATGATTAGGATCTTAACCATTGATTGCCAAAGCAATGTGGTGAACTTGGACATCTCTTTAATTAAAGTAAAATGCCTCAATCCCTTTGATCATGTAGAATACTCTAAATACTAaatttgctgctgttctgcagtaTAGTAAGAACAGCTATTAGTTAGTTTCTGAATTCCTACTGTAACAACCTTCTGTAAGACTTTAGATGCCCCAGGGTAGCAAGAAACTGGTACAGACAGTTTTGCCTCACATTCCATACCTCAAATATCGACATTAATAATGGATATCAACAAACATAATTTTCCGGGAAAcgtatttttttaagtaacatTACCTGTGTAGAGTGAGCATGTTAAATTGTGGGTAAAATTTTTGAGTGAGGAATTGTCTATAAGGAATGCTATACACAGGCTAACTGTACTGGATGTTCTTGCTGAACACTGCTCGAGTTGCTATTGTTCATACGGGATATTGCTGCCTAAAAGCGAGGTTGGCACCAGGTTCAGTAGCCAAGGATGGGTGCCTGAAGTTGCAGTGACTTCAGCCTAGCAGAAAGAGGTAGAACAACTGTGCTGGTTGTAAACTTCTTTGTTGTAGTacattttaaactgaagaaTTTTAAGTGTTCATTTCCTACTTTTGTCCCAGCTTTCAAATATTGTAGTTTAAATGTGTGTGTGACCTCTGCAATCACAGCAATGCAGTGGAATGGTCATTCATGTCTGGATACGTTTCCTGACTGCCTCTGACAATTGCAGTGTTCAGGTCAGTGTTAGCAGATAATAGTGGTTTTATGTGAAAGCTGCACTTTCGTACTTTCGAAGTCTGGCAGAGCACCTGCTATATATTCAGCTCAGCCTAGCACCTAGCTTCACATTCAAAGTCGAAGATTTAGgtctcaaaaaaaaccctaacagtATTTCCATATGCTGTAAGCGTACTTTAGCAAGTAATTCAAACTTGGTGattgaaataaatgcacttACAGTTTCCCTGTTGTCAAAGCTTAGTTCACTCAAAGACACAAAAGATGGGTAATACGTGTTTAAAGCAGAGAATTGGAATAAACTGTCACTTGTCTGTGCTGTATCTGAGACTTACTTCATTTCTCACCTTTTTTGACCTGTTCTAGATACAGGAAGGAGCAAACAGCTGAATCTGGTACCTCAATTTATGAGTGGGAGAGAGGCCCTTTGAACTACAAATGGCTTTAAGCTAGTATGGGATGGCTTAAAGGTATCGTGCACAGGGTACTTTGGAAAAAAGCTTGTTTGGCACCTGCCTGCATCGTTACGCACTTGGTGGGAAATTATCTGAACGTTTTTCCAAATGGAGCCCATAGTACCTCTGCACCTGAGCATCCCAGTCCCTGACCAGAGGGAAAGCTCTGTCAGCCTGTCCTGTAAAAGGTTTTTGCAAACAAGTGAGATGAAGTGTGAGAAAGGTAGTAGCAGCAGTTTGACTCTAACAGCCACGTGGCGATCTACAGGCGCAGACTAGACCATGGTGTCTTCCAAGTTCAAAGTTTATTTCACACTGCAAAATTCTCattacaaaagcaaaacaataatTTGGAACGCAGCCAGTTTACTGCTTTCTCACTGACAAACACAAATGTTACTCCACCCAACAGATCTGCAGGTGAAGAATTGCAATACATGCAATACACAGATTCAAGAAAACATTAGTTGGATCACTTCAAGTTTTCTTACAACATAGGGAAGCAAAGGTGGCTTCTCAACAGAGCAATTTTAGAACTGTATTTGtaaatactgtatttctaaGTAATGCTGTTTTAACTTCTCAGTTCATCACTGGGCTAAGTTTGTAAAGGACTTGACATCTTTCACAAGAAAACTGTTTAGTACTTTGCCACCCCACTGGTGTTGTGTGTCCATGTTTTATCTGACCCCTCTAATCTTTATAGACAGCGTCCTCTTTAGTGCCTGCACTGTTCCTTGTATACCCACCTGCTCTAGTAATGTCATAAAATGTGTGTTAACATCCATCCCCGGGCAGTGTAAACAATTGGAAACACAAGTGGGAGAACTTTGACCAGCTCAGCATTCCTTCAGTTTTGCCTCATGAAAAATTGCAGTTTGTCTTCAGAGCTTCAGGAAGTTCCTTACACCCAAAAGTAGCAGCACAGGTGCAATAAACAGAATTCAATGcttgcaattaattttttaatgtaatactGTAATtagatatttaatttattatgtTGATGGATGCTAATGACCACTCTGTAATAGGAGACTTGCTGTATCCAAAATACAGGTGTCCTTCAAGACCATGATAATTTCCTTTTTGGGTTGATCTTAGAGgcttggttggttgtttttaagagtagtaagaggctgtagATTTTATTAGCTAGCCACAAAAATGTGTTCATGCTCAGCATGAAAGCATATGCTTTTTTACTCTGACCTTGTCTAGCAGAACCAAAAACTTAACAGGTCAAAACAGCTCCATCAGACACTGCTGATTTAATTACTTTGCAAGTCAGGATGTTTCTGCAGTAGTCACAAAATTTTACCTTCTATGTTTGTTCTTGCTTTCTTGGCCAATACTTTCTTCTGAGGTAGaattgttatttttgttatGATACAGTCCTTGGCTAGCACTCAATGGTTTCCAGTTCAATCTCTTCCGTTGTACTCGCTGTAAATAAAAGGATATTGTTATTGATAGGCAAATGGATTGGAAGGCCAACATTCCAAAATTAACTGTGATGTGTTAATAGCCAAgacatttttaactttttaatattAGCTCAAGCTTGCTCATCTAAAATTAggttttaaatacatattttcaaaatatttaactaCACAGTCTTTAAAGTGACAACAGTTTCTTGCAGAACGAGGCCAAAGGCACTACAAAAACTAAGTCCATAGGGCAAAAATTAGGTCTCTGCTTTGGACCATTTCCTGGGAGATCACATGGCAAGTTTCTAGAAGTGTGGTTTTCCTGACCTCTGccatatgtgtgtatgtatattcAATTCAGCTCTGTGGGAAGATTGGCTTCAGCTGGAGGAAGAGGCTTTATCTGAACAAAATCTTGTGTATTCCAGCGTGACAGGAAAGTTTTCAGTATCTACTAAAGCTTGTGAGTGGTGTATGCACCATGAAAACAGCATCAGCCCTTAAGAGCTGTAGGTGAGCGACAGAAAGGAAGAGGCAGCTCAAGCCAGgttaatttcttcttctatCAGGTTTTGCAGAGCTGACACGAAGTCTGGGCCATGAATCTTAGGATACTTGAGTATCTGTGTTGGTCTAGTAAAATATTGATAGCTAGACTGCTTGTTGTAATGTAACATTTATTATAGAAGAAATACAGACCTTTTATCTAGAGGGCAAGAAACCATGAGTGGATCTGCACTTACAAAGAAGGGAGGTAAacacctgaaatattttgaagtggTGAAGGAAACCTCCCATTTCAAAGCTTGATCCCAGGCGTGTAGCATGCACCTTGTCTTTCTGCCTAGGCCAAATGTCCCTGGTTGTGGCTtggaaatttcttttctaatatGTCCCTTCAGTGTAGCCCTTGTGTTCCCTTGACCTGCTTTTCATGACTGTTGTCTTTGGTATCAGGTTTTGATGTTACTCAGTGTTTGCTGGAGTCTACAACTGGATCAAAAGTGAGGACAGATGAAGAGGGGATTtgagaggagaaggagatgcAATCCTCCATGAACTGAGGTGGGGCCACTCCCAAGGGTCATTTGGGTATTTTCCCCTAGGATACACCCTGCTGATGTGAACTCTGAAAAGTTGCTAATGCTCTTGACTTTATCTCCTGCCCTCTGATCGGGGGTTATTGCAGGTCTGGCCTTTTCTCCCCAAGTTTTGCAATCAGCAATGTTGGGAagtgttttattatttctaatgTAAAACATATAAGGTAGATGTCCTGTGGATCGTTCTGAGTTAAACACCTGTTATTCAGTTGGCTCAGCTAGTAAGGAGTTAGAACAGGATAACTGATGTAAGCCCTTTGGTCTTGTTTCTTAGTAGCCCTGTTTAGCACCTTTATGGTACAAATTTTAGGCTCAAATTTCAGGCTTCAAAACCCTATACCCTGACTACATTTTTAGCGAAATACCTGTTAGTTTGTGTGTTGTCTTCTTCTGAAATAGATGCAGAGATTTATTACACAGCCACATGAAGCAGATTAGAATGGCAGATACTGCAGCGAGAAATGCAAAGAGAACTGCTACAAAATGCAAATCTTCATAGATAATCTCTGtaggaaacatggaaaaaaatgaatattaTAAAATTGATTACAAGAAGATTGATGCTTAAACACAGGGTAAAGCCATGAAGTCCCAACTTGTTTGTACCGTAAACATTGACGATGATGGTGCCGTAGGCGTTGGTTCCATGCTCCTCTGTTACAGTGACAAAATAGTAGCCAGCATCTCTCATGCCCACATTCCGAAGCTGTATAGAGCCATTTTCAAAAGTAGTCACTCTGTCCTTGTAGACTGTGGATATGTTGACATGATTCCCACTTCTCCACTCAACAATGCTGGTGGTGCCCCAGCTTGACACATGCTTCCACTCAATGGTGGCCATGCCTCGGCAAGAGTATTCAACTGAGAGAAGGATGTCTTGTGCCACTGTTGCATTGATGTTGGGTTGTGGGACAAGTAAGGATACTCCTCCAGGAGCTGAAAGACAAAGGAGGGTGATGAGTCTGGAGGTGATACTGCACCAACTGTCCAGGGCAGGTTGGAACCTCTGGGTCCTGGTGATTCATCCTACCTATCTCAGTGGTCTGTTTTAAGAGAGGATAAACTATGCTTTGcaatacctttttctttctgctttccataAAAGTAACATACATACTTGAAGactaaatatacatttttaattggTGATAGCAAAAGTGCTTCCACCATAGTGGAAGCATACTTGCAtgtgtttcagtgttttaatgCCCAAACAGAAAGGGACTTTGGAAAGGTCTTTTTGGGTAAGcataacattttctgaaaactgaGCAATGTTCTTGTGTTCATCAGTAACtggctttctttaaaaattctgcatttaaatGGAAAGTTTAGTCACCATGTCTAAGGTAACCTGTCATATTC from Corvus hawaiiensis isolate bCorHaw1 chromosome 2, bCorHaw1.pri.cur, whole genome shotgun sequence includes these protein-coding regions:
- the VSTM5 gene encoding V-set and transmembrane domain-containing protein 5, with translation MRPLQGCRGRGVVVGTVTLCLAAGWALQTPGGVSLLVPQPNINATVAQDILLSVEYSCRGMATIEWKHVSSWGTTSIVEWRSGNHVNISTVYKDRVTTFENGSIQLRNVGMRDAGYYFVTVTEEHGTNAYGTIIVNVYEIIYEDLHFVAVLFAFLAAVSAILICFMWLCNKSLHLFQKKTTHKLTASTTEEIELETIEC